Proteins from one Brevibacillus humidisoli genomic window:
- a CDS encoding PLP-dependent aminotransferase family protein codes for MASHPTTLFVGRHTSHGAELVQGSAQRGGDRLVTFRSDWKPDRSSVVPLYRQIINHLREKITSGEWPVGSRIPSQRVLAKAMGVNRSTVVTAIDELIAEGWIEGKTGSGTVVVDNSWRTVSALPPDWNQYVSSGLYRPNLPTIQEINQAEFLPGMIRLGTGELSPELYPYEMMADILGRLPERIHSLGYEEPKGLLFLREQISRYVASFGIRATPDSILVVSGALQALQLISLGILQQGATALLERPSYLYSLHLFQSAGIRLVGVPLDSQGIAVDRLAADIKKQNASLLYTIPSFHNPTGLVMSEERRSDVLQICEAERLPIVEDDVYRELWIDQPVPAPLKARDRSGLVLYLGSLSKSLSPGLRIGWLIGPEPVMERLADIKMQTDYGSSSLSQWAAAEWLATGFYQQHLESIRSQLRRRREIVLQALQRCFSDLAEWTEPQGGFYIWMRLIPPVRMRDLFDKARAAGILLNPGSLYDRHATDHLRLSYAYAKESELTEAIHTLSVLIRQQRSSQ; via the coding sequence AAGGATCAGCGCAGAGAGGAGGGGATCGGTTGGTTACGTTTCGTTCAGATTGGAAACCGGATCGATCGTCTGTCGTACCACTGTACAGGCAGATCATCAATCACTTGCGAGAAAAAATCACCAGCGGTGAATGGCCTGTCGGCAGCAGGATCCCCAGCCAGCGGGTACTGGCAAAAGCCATGGGGGTCAACCGCAGCACGGTGGTGACAGCCATCGACGAGCTGATCGCCGAGGGATGGATCGAAGGGAAAACAGGCAGTGGAACCGTGGTGGTCGATAACAGTTGGCGGACCGTATCGGCTTTACCGCCAGACTGGAACCAGTATGTTAGCTCTGGTCTGTACCGCCCCAATCTGCCGACTATCCAGGAGATTAATCAAGCCGAGTTTCTGCCCGGCATGATTCGCCTTGGTACGGGGGAACTCTCTCCAGAGCTATACCCGTATGAGATGATGGCGGACATCCTGGGACGTCTGCCGGAGCGGATCCACTCGCTTGGTTACGAAGAGCCAAAAGGACTGCTGTTTCTTCGTGAACAGATCAGCCGCTATGTGGCCTCTTTCGGCATTCGGGCAACGCCAGATTCGATCCTGGTTGTCTCCGGGGCGCTGCAAGCCCTTCAGTTGATCTCGCTTGGCATTCTGCAGCAGGGGGCGACTGCTCTGCTGGAAAGGCCATCCTACCTCTATTCACTGCATCTTTTTCAGTCGGCCGGCATCCGTTTGGTCGGGGTACCGCTCGATTCACAAGGGATCGCGGTGGACCGTCTGGCGGCAGACATAAAGAAACAGAATGCCAGTCTGCTTTACACGATCCCGTCATTTCACAATCCGACCGGACTGGTAATGAGCGAAGAGCGGAGATCAGACGTACTGCAAATCTGTGAAGCGGAACGTCTGCCGATCGTAGAGGATGACGTATACCGCGAACTATGGATCGACCAGCCTGTACCTGCGCCGCTGAAGGCCCGCGACCGCAGCGGCTTGGTGCTCTACCTCGGCAGCTTGTCCAAAAGTCTCAGTCCCGGTCTTAGGATTGGCTGGCTGATCGGTCCCGAACCGGTGATGGAGAGGCTGGCAGATATCAAGATGCAGACCGATTACGGGTCTAGTTCGCTCTCTCAGTGGGCGGCTGCCGAATGGCTGGCGACTGGTTTCTACCAGCAGCATCTGGAGAGCATTAGAAGCCAACTCCGCCGCCGGAGGGAGATCGTGCTGCAGGCATTACAGCGCTGCTTTTCCGATCTGGCAGAGTGGACCGAGCCGCAAGGTGGTTTTTACATCTGGATGCGGCTGATTCCCCCGGTGCGGATGAGAGATCTGTTCGATAAAGCACGGGCAGCAGGCATCCTGCTTAATCCTGGAAGTTTGTACGACCGACACGCGACCGACCATCTCCGTCTTTCGTATGCTTACGCGAAAGAATCGGAACTGACGGAAGCCATTCATACGTTGTCCGTGCTGATCCGACAACAACGAAGTTCGCAATGA